A window from Purpureocillium takamizusanense chromosome 3, complete sequence encodes these proteins:
- a CDS encoding uncharacterized protein (EggNog:ENOG503PSHV) yields MAQLLTPVSDCPLKRLEVQDDAKVRVYGVGATAMALTLAIKNNRTESSDRLLLVVNAGSRTVLSITLSDLLSPGAGTFTIARYSQAMTVRITQQGYEVRAFFEAGRDLELAAHMLSRLGFPVREDSGSLQGLSNPSPGFSSDPRLSSITPIPGMDTFGSASHDLFPSSPSNPAFAGAPQAATLDARIFGPQSAYTAPLTNRMQPEALVQRFSPYNLFAPKQGDLHRPPVGSPLRNSFSPDDAGSQRRHLGHGPDNWAQSPQSMSPSMSSPLILDPSLSFTSHGSCASSEASAIGMQSRPSPERQRSTPVSSHDTQVAIPERRDLPFARAETATRPPVKPQRTKASTRRPPKSTESAQRVRKRKQPVSKKPSQARPASRKNPARAAKVLSTPPSDVADQPNDGDRGCDIQSDPGPPESATTVVVAEPSAVRRLWTMTSVLLDQYEADVARGCDQGLCVRFYLERLQGMRRDFWLCHLLGAGEHGSGPAGESTVLSRATMLR; encoded by the exons ATGGCACAGCTACTCACGCCAGTCTCGGATTGTCCGCTCAAGCGACTGGAGGTCCAGGACGACGCGAAAGTTCGGGTCTACGGCGTgggggccacggccatggctcTAACTTTGGCCATCAAAAACAACAGGACCGAGTCCAGTGAcaggctcctcctcgtggtCAATGCTGGCTCCCGGACGGTG TTGTCCATTACGCTCTCGGATCTCTTGTCCCCTGGTGCGGGAACGTTCACGATTGCACGTTACTCTCAAGCCATGACCGTCAGGATCACGCAGCAAGGCTACGAAGTCAGAGCTTTCTtcgaggccggccgagacctcgagctcgccgcgcacaTGCTCAGCAGGCTCGGCTTCCCGGTCAGAGAAGACTCAGGCAGCCTACAGGGCTTGTCGAACCCATCCCCCGGCTTCAGCTCGGACCCTCGCCTCTCGTCCATTACTCCCATACCGGGCATGGACACGTTTGGGTCCGCATCTCACGACTTGTTtccgtcttcgccgtccaATCCCGCATTCGCGGGTGCACCACAGGCAGCAACATTAGATGCGCGCATCTTTGGGCCGCAAAGCGCTtacacggcgccgctgacgAACCGTATGCAACCCGAGGCATTGGTACAGCGCTTCAGTCCGTATAATCTGTTCGCCCCCAAGCAGGGCGACCTACATCGACCACCCGTGGGCTCGCCACTCCGGAACTCGTTCTCGCCAGACGATGCCGGCTCACAGCGCCGGCATCTCGGCCACGGGCCGGACAACTGGGCGCAGTCACCGCAGTCCATGTCACCGTCGATGTCCTCACCACTGATTCTAGacccgtcgttgtcgtttACGTCGCACGggagctgcgcgtcgagcgAAGCGTCAGCCATCGGGATGCAGTCTAGACCCAGTCCCGAGCGGCAGCGAAGCACCCCGGTCTCTTCTCACGACACGCAGGTCGCAATACCAGAACGCCGCGACCTCCCCTTTGCGCGGGCCGAAACGGCCACCAGGCCTCCGGTAAAGCCGCAACGGACGAAGGCCTCGACGCGACGTCCGCCCAAGTCCACGGAGAGTGCACAGCGGGTGCGCAAGCGCAAACAGCCCGTGTCCAAGAAGCCGAGTCAGGCAAGACCAGCGAGTCGGAAAAACCCAGCAAGGGCGGCCAAAGTGTTGAGCACACCGCCCTCGGACGTGGCAGATCAGCCGAACGATGGCGATCGCGGATGCGACATCCAGAGCGATCCTGGCCCCCCTGAATCGGCCacgacggtggtggtcgccGAACCAAGCGCAGTTCGCCGTCTCTGGACCATGACTTCTGTGCTTCTTGACCAATACGAGGCGGACGTAGCCAGAGGTTGCGACCAGGGCCTATGCGTGCGATTCTACTTGGAGCGCCTGCAGGGCATGCGGAGAGACTTTTGGCTCTGTCATTTGCTGGGTGCTGGCGAGCACGGAAGCGGACCGGCTGGCGAGTCTACCGTGCTTTCCCGCGCCACGATGCTGCGTTGA
- a CDS encoding uncharacterized protein (COG:K~BUSCO:EOG09260WUA~EggNog:ENOG503Q4P0) → MTSTPQEVQLHTIERTPEYEDFMTRLREYHAKRGTTLDPEPKVGMIHLDLYKVFNHIVANGGYDKVSEEKLAWRRMASELGLFSNNEASTAFSLKEKFYKNLAAFEISTVHGKEPPPKDILEDVTAKGANLLTRTRDNFRGKRDSNVNATDSAASGDDGTPTRERSAADIPVSSARASRGLREAPPQRVIFQPDTGPTRTTRQASNQQHPPHASPANNHSQTPQHHPGMQQPMPHGGGPGRGPSIMHHPPNADNTSQMVLSYHPKHVKPLQLRAVATPSSAPSEFPRQRLPHRPAPVDAANRQPMLPGTGFDGPNIYTRCLNALRSGIPAEQAFGLNHLVKISFERGDKFRFDAFPGLAEGLVDKALEVGNLHYHVDWKVVWDASADTGDIGCLDGNNGTPDILERIASLVERDVPEALQTAEYSDRLVLVTEAVLTMRNMVTLPENAHNMSDFYPLKDLVCIILQLPPRDLLAELKHMALDIAEQLTPFVVLDGADPLYRSLLAQLASDDRGTILTALRALGRISVNLEATNKLPDVTPNVLRRIASWLLLNDDELIDACLDFLYQYTAVAPNVDKLIRTTAPENLVDHLVRLLSHGARKVQREFILHPEQKLPSRDEIAPVPEDLLQEMVRLDEPDRVHRWVRCFFEEDNDSFVTQLAAWQAYQSAFVGPLKAAGKPMITPADFIRNSTSVYKNSNAQVLREPGEAQQKFIIHGIRARPRPLSADGAEYARCYWAMNPDRKNEKCGQFFLKPEQMWNHILTAHLGEQRNEAGQFDNSEKDFKCTWGECAKYGRPTKLHLQDFARHINTHILSVLPGPTRGGSARPAWVIPAKTMAVTYEETATTRDERNPNAPLQAAGIPLSAVLVLRNIARNVVKTDAEEELVKTQKRGGERGGWNEKLFRPAQPRLFEILAENRALSPYIASLLDLIRVEADVDEDDD, encoded by the exons atgacgtcgacgccgcaggAGGTGCAGCTGCACACGATCGAGCGGACGCCCGAGTACGAAGACTTCATGACGCGGCTCCGCGAGTACCATGCGAAGCGCGGTACGACGCTGGACCCGGAGCCCAAGGTGGGCATGATTCACCTGGACCTGTACAAGGTATTCAACCACATCGTGGCCAACGGCGGCTACGACAAGGTCTcggaggagaagctggcgtggcggcggatggcgtcGGAGCTGGGCCTCTTCTCCAACAACgaggcctcgacggcgtttTCGCTCAAGGAAAAATTCTACAAGAACCTGGCGGCGTTTGAGATTAGCACCGTCCACGGCaaggagccgccgcccaaggacATACTCGAGGACgtgacggccaagggcgccAACCTGCTGACGCGGACGCGCGACAACTTCCGCGGCAAGCGCGACAGCAACGTCAACGCGAccgactcggcggcatcgggcgacgacgggactCCCACGCGCGAGcggtcggccgccgacatccCCGTgtcgagcgcgcgggcgtcgaggggccTGCgggaagcgccgccgcagagggTCATCTTTCAACCCGACACCGgcccgactcggacgaccCGGCAGGCCTCGaaccagcagcacccgccgcaCGCTTCTCCCGCAAACAACCACTCCCAAACACCACAACACCACCCGGGAATGCAGCAGCCGATgcctcacggcggcgggcccggccgcggcccgtcCATCATGCACCACCCTCCCAACGCCGACAACACGTCGCAGATGGTCCTGTCGTACCATCCCAAGCACGTCAAgcccctccagctccgcgccgtcgcgaccCCGAGCAGCGCCCCGAGCGAGTTtccccgccagcgcctgccgcACCGCCCGGCGCCAGTCGACGCCGCAAACAGGCAGCCGATGCTGCCAGGCA CTGGCTTCGACGGCCCCAACATCTACACGCGCTGCCTCAACGCGCTGCGGTCCGGAATCCCCGCCGAACAGGCGTTTGGTCTGAACCACCTAGTCAAGATATCGttcgagcgcggcgacaaATTCCGATTCGACGCGTTCCCgggcctcgccgagggcctcgtcgacaaggcgctcgaggtggGCAACCTCCACTACCACGTCGACTGGAAGGTCGTGTGGGACGCGTCGGCCGACACGGGTGACATTGGCTGCCTCGACGGCAACAACGGCACGCCCGACATCCTGGAGCGGATCGcgagcctcgtcgagcgggacgtgcccgaggcgctgcagacgGCCGAGTACTCGGACAGGCTCGTACTCGTCACCGAGGCGGTACTGACGATGCGCAACATGGTGACGCTGCCCGAGAACGCGCACAACATGTCCGACTTTTACCCGCTCAAGGACCTCGTGTGCATCAtcctgcagctgccgccgagggacctgctcgccgagctcaagcACATGGCCCTGGACATTGCCGAGCAGCTGACGCCCTTTgtcgtgctcgacggcgctgacCCGCTCTACCGCTCATTgctggcgcagctggcgTCGGACGACCGCGGGACCATCCTGACGGCACTGCGGGCGCTGGGCCGCATCTCGGTCAACCTCGAGGCGACCAACAAGCTGCCGGACGTGACGCCGAACGTGCTGCGGCGCATCGCCagctggctgctgctcaacgacgacgagctcatcgacgCGTGCCTCGACTTCCTGTACCAGTacacggccgtggcgccaaACGTGGACAAGCTCATCcgcacgacggcgcccgagAACCTCGTGGACCATCTGGTGCGCCTCCTGTCGCACGGGGCGCGCAAGGTGCAGCGCGAGTTCATCCTGCACCCGGAGCAGAAGCTGCCGTCGCGCGACGAGATCGCGCCCGTGCCCGAGGACCTGCTGCAGGAGATGGTACGGCTGGACGAGCCGGATCGTGTGCACCGCTGGGTCAGGTGTTTCTTCGAGGAGGACAACGACTCGTTCGTGACGCAGCTCGCAGCGTGGCAGGCGTACCAGTCGGCGTTTGTCGGGCCCCtcaaggcggcgggcaagcCCATGATCACGCCGGCCGACTTTATCCGCAACAGCACGTCGGTGTATAAGAATTCGAACGCGCAGGTGCTGCGGGAGCCCGGCGAGGCGCAGCAGAAGTTCATCATTCACGGCAtccgcgcgcggccgcggcccctgagcgccgacggcgccgagtaCGCGCGCTGCTACTGGGCGATGAACCCGGACAGGAAGAACGAAAAGTGCGGGCAGTTCTTCCTCAAGCCTGAGCAGATGTGGAATCATATCTTGACGGCCCAtctcggcgagcagcggAACGAGGCCGGCCAGTTTGACAACTCGGAAAAGGACTTCAAGTGTACGTGGGGCGAGTGCGCCAAGTACGGCCGGCCGACCAAGCTGCACCTGCAGGACTTTGCGCGGCACATCAACACGCACATTCTGTCGGTGCTGCCGGGCCCGACGCGCGGGggctcggcgcggccggcgtgggtGATACCCGCCAAGACGATGGCGGTGACAtacgaggagacggcgacgacgcgcgacgagcgcaacCCCAACGCGCccctgcaggcggcgggcatccCGCTCAgcgcggtgctggtgctgcgcaACATTGCGCGCAACGTGGTTAAGacggacgccgaggaggagctcgtcaAGACGCagaagcgcggcggcgagcgcggcgggTGGAACGAGAAGCTGTTCCggcccgcgcagccgcggctgTTTGAGATATTGGCCGAGAACAGGGCACTG AGCCCCTATATCGCCTCGCTCCTGGACCTGATTcgggtcgaggccgatgtcgacgaggacgacgactga
- a CDS encoding uncharacterized protein (EggNog:ENOG503PSHV), with amino-acid sequence MTVRITQQGYEVRAFFEAGRDLELAAHMLSRLGFPVREDSGSLQGLSNPSPGFSSDPRLSSITPIPGMDTFGSASHDLFPSSPSNPAFAGAPQAATLDARIFGPQSAYTAPLTNRMQPEALVQRFSPYNLFAPKQGDLHRPPVGSPLRNSFSPDDAGSQRRHLGHGPDNWAQSPQSMSPSMSSPLILDPSLSFTSHGSCASSEASAIGMQSRPSPERQRSTPVSSHDTQVAIPERRDLPFARAETATRPPVKPQRTKASTRRPPKSTESAQRVRKRKQPVSKKPSQARPASRKNPARAAKVLSTPPSDVADQPNDGDRGCDIQSDPGPPESATTVVVAEPSAVRRLWTMTSVLLDQYEADVARGCDQGLCVRFYLERLQGMRRDFWLCHLLGAGEHGSGPAGESTVLSRATMLR; translated from the coding sequence ATGACCGTCAGGATCACGCAGCAAGGCTACGAAGTCAGAGCTTTCTtcgaggccggccgagacctcgagctcgccgcgcacaTGCTCAGCAGGCTCGGCTTCCCGGTCAGAGAAGACTCAGGCAGCCTACAGGGCTTGTCGAACCCATCCCCCGGCTTCAGCTCGGACCCTCGCCTCTCGTCCATTACTCCCATACCGGGCATGGACACGTTTGGGTCCGCATCTCACGACTTGTTtccgtcttcgccgtccaATCCCGCATTCGCGGGTGCACCACAGGCAGCAACATTAGATGCGCGCATCTTTGGGCCGCAAAGCGCTtacacggcgccgctgacgAACCGTATGCAACCCGAGGCATTGGTACAGCGCTTCAGTCCGTATAATCTGTTCGCCCCCAAGCAGGGCGACCTACATCGACCACCCGTGGGCTCGCCACTCCGGAACTCGTTCTCGCCAGACGATGCCGGCTCACAGCGCCGGCATCTCGGCCACGGGCCGGACAACTGGGCGCAGTCACCGCAGTCCATGTCACCGTCGATGTCCTCACCACTGATTCTAGacccgtcgttgtcgtttACGTCGCACGggagctgcgcgtcgagcgAAGCGTCAGCCATCGGGATGCAGTCTAGACCCAGTCCCGAGCGGCAGCGAAGCACCCCGGTCTCTTCTCACGACACGCAGGTCGCAATACCAGAACGCCGCGACCTCCCCTTTGCGCGGGCCGAAACGGCCACCAGGCCTCCGGTAAAGCCGCAACGGACGAAGGCCTCGACGCGACGTCCGCCCAAGTCCACGGAGAGTGCACAGCGGGTGCGCAAGCGCAAACAGCCCGTGTCCAAGAAGCCGAGTCAGGCAAGACCAGCGAGTCGGAAAAACCCAGCAAGGGCGGCCAAAGTGTTGAGCACACCGCCCTCGGACGTGGCAGATCAGCCGAACGATGGCGATCGCGGATGCGACATCCAGAGCGATCCTGGCCCCCCTGAATCGGCCacgacggtggtggtcgccGAACCAAGCGCAGTTCGCCGTCTCTGGACCATGACTTCTGTGCTTCTTGACCAATACGAGGCGGACGTAGCCAGAGGTTGCGACCAGGGCCTATGCGTGCGATTCTACTTGGAGCGCCTGCAGGGCATGCGGAGAGACTTTTGGCTCTGTCATTTGCTGGGTGCTGGCGAGCACGGAAGCGGACCGGCTGGCGAGTCTACCGTGCTTTCCCGCGCCACGATGCTGCGTTGA
- a CDS encoding uncharacterized protein (SECRETED:SignalP(1-22~SECRETED:cutsite=GHG-GH~SECRETED:prob=0.4871)), which produces MQYITAILALAATAFALPGGHGGHGGHGGENQVGNVCASKQTVVCSGQGNGGLITLGNVLPGALGENCAAGDVYCCSHDGVQQSGLVNLDVNAQCSLNRVL; this is translated from the exons ATGCAGTACATCACCGCcatccttgccctcgccgccactgccttcgccctccccggcggccacggcggccacggcggccacggcggcgagaaccAAGTCGGCAACGTCTGCGCCTCCAAGCAGACCGTTGTCTGCTCCGGCCAGGGCAATGGCGGCCTCATTACCCTCGGCAACGTTCTgcccggcgccctcggcgagaactgcgccgctggcgacgtcTACTGCTGCTCGCACGACGGGGTCCAGCAG TCCGGCCTGGTCAACCTGGATGTCAACGCCCAGTGCTCGCTCAACCGCGTTCTCTAA